In a single window of the Trichoderma breve strain T069 chromosome 6, whole genome shotgun sequence genome:
- a CDS encoding ABC transporter domain-containing protein yields MATQSQAPKRDDLNLQGPVLGESVATDPLLYSISPVQLWIGRLVSRVCKAKTLEDGWLPVFSCASAHLRGVAAPLYAKRPAAALSFLMQKETGGMLFCGAILEALSAAATIGSPLLLHKLLEKPHDAPLAWGLVIVTLAATVFGRAKDQLCRVHYAWMELMLRAAIFEKSIKLSPQARVEYPPERIINMSSVDADNLANYMLKVHDVWSAPLQIVGIGALTVTIMGPTALFGFALVLVVFISQSWANKGMRNSQRAYIMTNDGRLGALRELLYGIGSVKALGYEMVFRKRISQFRAKQAGALRNYLVLCFGYFTAVNQAVSGFAAGVAFLAYFLMGHELTAAVVFPALTYFGMLYQPISNASLAFTRQFATWPSFSRVQVFLTADESELAEDTNSEQEALVTFKEASFSHPVSDPNSSSASTGLEVGNLTLPSRRLTIVVGPTGSGKSTFLRAILGDVTTTSGSCSVRGSVSYSSQDAWVFSGTLQENIVFAAPFDAARYHTVMSACGLYQDFPRDNTSIGESGNNLSGGQRARIALARALYSESDILLLDDPFAAVDAKTRALLFDTIRALEKTVVLVTLHHSYIPRSDNVVVIEDKKIAWAGTSSEFAATTELCEKYLQSADTPDSESDFSDESEENLSTDDKAPPEVAVTSVGESSSPDEDVFEEEDRAEGTVSFAALKFYAACAGGLLDVIAIGALVCLLTGAKTMSSYWFVWWIDDAFHLQGSQYLGAFIGLTVSPGFIAALLGIVLVFSSLRASDTIHSTIVDNVLSAPIAYFSRQPVGRILNRFTHDVMSMDVFIMNSVDGIIAAGSALIAAIALVAAAAPITLAAAIPSVLIAGWYQLQFAVAAREVQRSASILHSPVLSIVSEALRGMSSIRAFGARDFMSRKHDRALDTYMSAVICRKSLDTWVTFRAELSTILLLLVTAMLVVYTDQDSSVGLSGTQAGLALSNATAISQSIYLFTWSITELQIEMNSIERLKKYYEGIPREPNHSNDAAPKPPVDFNSIEYKNVSVIYKRRQNPALDSVNLVLSRGERVGIIGRTGSGKSTLISTLARLVDVTSGSILIGGADISELDPKKLRTDLVCTLSQQPLLFKGTFRENLDPAGRHSDEKLLETLKICQLSPSLIGSTEDLSKELTSEASDISAGQRQLLCAARVLLMEPQILLVDEASANVDFTAEAALQDALGALPAETTVVSVAHRAATLAWMDRIITVDAGRIVESGVPEDLLRQQDSHFYQAIARDGEGAIRSALAAARKHNRR; encoded by the exons ATGGCGACTCAAAGCCAGGCGCCTAAGAGAGACGACTTGAATCTCCAAGGTCCTGTGCTTGGCGAGAGTGTCGCTACCGATCCGCTGCTTTACAGCATCTCCCCTGTCCAGCTGTGGATCGGTCGACTGGTGTCGCGAGTGTGCAAGGCCAAAACTCTggaggatggatggcttcCCGTCTTCTCTTGCGCTTCAGCTCATTTACGCGGTGTAGCTGCGCCGCTATATGCGAagcgcccagcagcagcactgagcttcttgatgcaAAAGGAAACAGGAGGCATGCTCTTCTGCGGAGCAATTTTGGAG GCATTATCTGCAGCGGCTACCATAGGATCGCCTCTACTGCTTCACAAGCTCTTAGAGAAGCCTCATGATGCGCCTCTCGCCTGGGGTCTAGTAATTGTGACCTTGGCTGCCACAGTATTTGGTCGCGCAAAAGATCAATTATGCAGGGTTCATTATGCGTGGATGGAGCTGATGCTCCGTGCGGCTATATTCGAAAAGAGCATCAAGCTATCACCACAAGCCCGCGTTGAGTATCCTCCTGAGCGCATCATTAACATGAGCTCCGTCGATGCGGACAACCTTGCAAACTATATGCTGAAGGTTCATGACGTATGGAGTGCGCCCTTGCAAATCGTTGGTATTGGTGCCCTCACTGTGACCATCATGGGGCCAACTGCGCTTTTTG GATTTGCACTTGTCCTGGTGGTATTTATATCTCAATCTTGGGCAAATAAAGGAATGCGAAATTCCCAAAGGGCTTATATTATGACTAATGACGGGCGTCTTGGTGCGTTACGAGAACTTCTCTATGGCATCGGCAGCGTCAAGGCTCTTGGCTATGAAATGGTGTTTAGGAAGCGAATTAGCCAATTTCGGGCCAAACAGGCTGGAGCGCTGCGGAAC TATCTCGTTCTTTGCTTCGGGTACTTCACAGCTGTTAACCAAGCTGTGAGTGgctttgctgctggcgtGGCGTTTCTAGCCTACTTCCTCATGGGCCACGAATTGACGGCAGCAGTCGTATTCCCTGCATTGACGTATTTTGGGATGTTGTATCAACCGATATCCAACGCCTCTTTGGCCTTTACTAGACAGTTTGCTACTTGGCCAAGCTTTAGCAGGGTACAAGTATTCTTAACGGCAGACGAATCGGAGTTGGCTGAGGACACAAATAGTGAACAAGAGGCGTTGGTTACCTTCAAAGAGGCCTCCTTCTCGCACCCAGTTTCTGATCCAAACTCCTCATCAGCCAGCACTGGTCTCGAAGTAGGAAACCTCACTCTTCCTTCCCGCAGACTGACCATCGTCGTGGGGCCTACTGGATCTGGAAAGTCAACATTTTTGCGGGCTATTCTTGGGGATGTCACCACGACGTCGGGATCATGCAGCGTTCGGGGATCTGTGTCCTACTCTTCCCAAGATGCCTGGGTTTTCTCTGGTACGCTGCAGGAAAACATCGTATTTGCGGCCCCCTTTGATGCTGCTCGCTACCATACCGTCATGAGTGCCTGTGGCTTGTATCAAGATTTCCCAAGAGACAATACATCTATTGGCGAATCAGGAAACAACCTCAGTGGTGGTCAACGTGCGCGAATCGCATTAGCAAGGGCCCTCTATTCGGAATCTGACATACTGCTCCTTGATGATCCTTTTGCAGCTGTCGATGCTAAAACACGGGCATTGCTATTCGATACTATCCGAGCCCTAGAGAAAACTGTGGTTCTGGTGACCTTACATCACTCATATATTCCCAGGAGCGACAATGTTGTTGTTATTGAAGACAAAAAGATTGCCTGGGCTGGCACGAGTAGCGAATTTGCAGCTACTACCGAGCTATGCGAGAAATATCTGCAATCCGCCGATACACCCGATAGCGAGTCTGATTTCAGTGACGAAAGCGAGGAGAACCTCAGCACAGATGATAAGGCGCCGCCTGAAGTAGCAGTAACCAGCGTGGGCgaatcatcttctccagacgAGGacgtctttgaagaagaagaccggGCCGAGGGTACCGTGAGCTTCGCTGCACTGAAATTCTATGCTGCTTGTGCTGGCGGTCTTCTTGACGTTATAGCAATTGGCGCATTGGTCTGCCTCTTGACGGGTGCCAAGACAATGTCATCATATTGGTTCGTTTGGTGGATCGACGACGCATTCCATCTGCAAGGAAGCCAATATCTTGGAGCCTTTATAGGCTTGACCGTCTCTCCCGGTTTCATTGCGG ctcttcttggTATCGTATTGGTCTTTTCGAGTCTTCGTGCGAGCGACACCATCCACAGCACCATTGTAGACAACGTCCTCAGCGCTCCAATTGCCTATTTTTCTCGTCAGCCTGTTGGCAGAATCTTGAATAGGTTCACACATGACGTTATGTCGATGGATGTGTTCATTATGAATTctgttgatggcatcattgCCGCTGGAAGTGCATTGATTGCAGCCATTGCCCTTGTGGCAGCCGCTGCCCCTATCACCTTAGCTGCCGCCATTCCGTCTGTGTTGATCGCAGGCTGGTATCAGCTACAGTTTGCTGT TGCTGCGAGAGAAGTGCAACGATCGGCTTCTATCTTACATTCACCAGTCCTAAGTATCGTCAGTGAAGCACTTCGAGGTATGAGCTCCATCCGGGCTTTTGGAGCACGCGACTTTATGAGCAGAAAACATGATCGAGCGCTTGATACTTACATGTCGGCCGTGATCTGTCGGAAATCTCTTGACACCTGGGTAACCTTTCGCGCCGAGTTGTCGACGATACTGCTTCTCTTGGTTACTGCCATGCTTGTGGTGTACACCGACCAAGACAGTAGCGTGGGCCTCTCCGGTACACAGGCTGGCTTGGCTCTCAGTAATGCTACAGCTATTTCTCAAAGCATTTACCTCTTCACCTGGTCCATTACTGAACTACAGATTGAAATGAACTCCATCGAACGACTGAAGAAATACTATGAAGGTATTCCGCGGGAGCCAAACCACTCAAATGATGCAGCACCCAAACCTCCGGTCGACTTCAATTCGATTGAGTACAAAAACGTCTCTGTTATTTACAAAAGACGGCAAAATCCTGCTCTTGATAGTGTCAACTTAGTGCTGTCTCGAGGTGAAAGGGTGGGCATCATTGGCCGAACAGGCAGTGGAAAGTCGACGCTGATATCCACATTGGCTCGACTTGTGGATGTAACCAGTGGCAGTATCTTGATAGGTGGTGCCGACATCTCGGAATTGGACCCCAAGAAGCTAAGAACGGATCTTGTGTGCACCCTATCGCAACAGCCTCTATTATTCAAAGGCACTTTTCGCGAGAACTTGGACCCCGCTGGCCGCCACAGTGACGAGAAGCTTCTCGAGACACTGAAGATATGTCAGCTGAGTCCATCATTGATCGGCTCAACAGAAGATTTGTCCAAGGAACTCACCTCTGAGGCATCGGACATTTCGGCTGGACAGCGGCAACTTCTTTGCGCAGCTCGTGTGCTATTAATGGAGCCTCAGATTTTGCTGGTTGATGAAG CTTCGGCAAATGTTGATTTCACGGCTGAAGCAGCCCTTCAGGACGCGCTGGGAGCTTTACCTGCCGAGACAACTGTGGTATCCGTTGCTCATCGTGCTGCCACCCTCGCATGGATGGATCGCATCATCACAGTGGATGCTGGACGGATTGTTGAAAGTGGCGTACCAGAAGACCTGCTACGCCAGCAGGATAGCCACTTTTACCAAGCTATTGCTCGAGACGGAGAGGGAGCAATACGCTCTGCATTGGCTGCGGCGCGGAAACATAACAGGCGCTGA
- a CDS encoding ABC transporter domain-containing protein, translated as MDLITATCPSGADASFGPRVNAACRGFDFTIQFEDIVLACLPSSLFLLLLPLPAWQLWKAHRCVKRSTLLFVKLVTIGCLLAYQIAFLVLRASGAHHDRAPASLAADILQILTVFSALVLSYINHCRSIRPSTILVLYLSARTIADIVRVRTLWLIPEARNSSIVLTLSLVFTLIALVSESMEKDDILIGSVKKPGTPEPFSGFWKQATFAWLATTFRRGYTQVLSVEDLPDLDPKLDSGIIGRELANTWAKTRDKSAKYALFRVCLNAYLAPFLSGVLPRLCLTAFTFCQPFLINAIVTWVGSADASMAFGKGLIGATALTYIGMAISTALYEYRTIRFVIRLRGGLISLIHGQTARARSVDLGNITAIALMGTDVERITVAFRYIHEVGVACVMPVVIILVFIGATLPLSASTSTAQRLWVEKVEDRLRLTSHVLENIKAVKMLGLSEKLSSIIQGLRHAEIVASAAFRKLLIWRIVLSQSPTDLAPIATFTLYVVIALIRKDNSLLAAQAFTSLSLVALLTTPVLTLIQSIPAVIQCMGCFDRMQEYCSVPYASDVSDLQVSIGSHPHEDLVEFHNQNFGWKDVKNPVLRNIDLSIKHGAFTAIVGPVGSGKSTLLESILGESLATEGSTKRNFATIGYCSQTPWLQSHTVRENIIGNMDFDKDWYKTVIWACGIEDDLSRLAQGDKTPVGSNGLKLSGGQKQRISLARALYSRCRVVILDDVFSGVDATATEKIASRLFEANGLFRNMRTTVVFTTHSSLLLPYADQIVVLADGRVSEKGALKDLITSSSYIQAMNVKTSSACNEEIVASDEKASTRGFSHIIGVDEEEESVPDSAESTLNELSEDDTARQKGDFSDYIYYLRATGFPVVVGFLGTVAFWAFCRQFPTVWVDWWTAANERNPEAGVGMYLGIYAFLGVIGVVFMTCACWLMFINMVSKSSLRLHEDVLHATLKAPFQFFQLVDIGNITNSCFHFTGLSKSLTLDVGYFRFSRDMDLIDMDLPMQALNFVAATGTCTAQIVILAVYAKYLAITIPFVACLVYITQKFYLRTSRQLRLLDIEAKAPLYTHFLELVSGAVTVRAFGWQAAFDDACVSLLNFSQRPVYLLNCIQQCLQFFLDMMVAVVTISLMAMVVFMRDSFDPGSVGVALVMVMTFNSNLMLLIRFWTLMETSIGAISRIKSYVATTKPEEIAEDMQPLPAEWPSTGSIKLSHLEAGHSMTSAPVLKSLTMSINPGEKIAICGPSGSGKTTLALSLLRMVETQQGSIEIDGVDLSMHSRAEIRQRLNVVTQESFIMPRDVRFNIDPLQNASDESMVAALQRLGLWDSMKNEGGLDMPLKTTSWSAGQRQLLCLARAMVRRGKVLILDEATSSVDNATEETIQDIIESEFATHTVLSVLHRLRYIQRYDRVAVLDAGVLVEFDTPTALLSRNSRFAELYHSGNHT; from the exons ATGGACCTAATAACAGCGACCTGTCCAAGCGGCGCCGACGCCTCTTTCGGTCCACGAGTGAATGCTGCCTGTCGCGGTTTCGACTTTACGATACAATTTGAAGATATTGTACTAGCTTGCTTACCATCATCATTATTCTTGCTTCTACTTCCATTGCCTGCATGGCAGTTATGGAAGGCGCATCGTTGTGTTAAGAGATCTACATTGTTGTTTGTCAAGCTC GTAACCATCGGATGTTTGTTGGCATACCAAATTGCTTTCCTCGTCTTGAGGGCATCAGGCGCTCATCATGACCGAGCCCCTGCCTCACTCGCAGCAGATATTTTACAGATTCTCACAGTATTCAGCGCCCTTGTCTTGTCCTACATAAACCACTGCCGTTCAATCCGTCCCTCGACAATACTAGTCCTGTATTTATCGGCGCGTACCATAGCAGATATAGTTCGTGTAAGAACATTATGGCTGATCCCAGAAGCGAGGAACTCGAGCATCGTCCTCACGCTGAGCCTCGTTTTTACTCTGATCGCATTGGTCTCAGAGTCAATGGAAAAGGATGATATCCTTATAGGATCAGTTAAAAAGCCAGGTACTCCGGAACCATTCAGCGGGTTCTGGAAACAAGCCACATTTGCCTGGCTTGCTACAACTTTTCGCCGCGGCTATACTCAGGTACTCTCCGTAGAAGACCTTCCAGACTTAGATCCAAAACTCGATAGTGGCATTATCGGGAGGGAGTTGGCAAACACTTGGGCCAAAACCA GAGACAAATCTGCGAAATATGCGCTCTTTCGAGTATGCTTGAATGCATACCTTGCCCCTTTCCTATCCGGAGTGTTACCACGCCTCTGCCTCACTGCCTTCACCTTCTGCCAGCCCTTTCTCATTAACGCAATTGTCACTTGGGTTGGCTCTGCGGATGCCTCCATGGCCTTTGGTAAGGGCCTAATAGGAGCTACCGCTCTCACTTACATTGGCATGGCT ATATCGACAGCCCTGTATGAGTATCGCACGATCCGTTTTGTAATACGATTGCGTGGTGGGCTAATCTCTCTCATCCATGGCCAAACTGCCCGCGCCAGAAGCGTGGATCTTGGCAATATCACGGCAATCGCTTTGATGGGGACAGATGTAGAGCGTATCACAGTTGCTTTCAGGTACATCCATGAA GTCGGCGTGGCTTGCGTCATGCCTgttgtcatcatcttgg TTTTCATCGGTGCCACTCTTCCACTCTCTGCTTCTACTAGCACCGCGCAGCGACTATGGGTGGAAAAAGTGGAAGACCGGCTGCGCCTAACCTCACATGTTCTAGAGAATATCAAGGCTGTCAAGATGCTGGGACTTTCTGAAAAGTTGTCGTCTATAATTCAAGGGCTCCGTCACGCCGAAATAgtggcttctgctgctttTCGCAAGTTGTTGATCTGGAGAATTGTGCTCT CCCAATCTCCCACTGATCTTGCTCCAATAGCGACCTTCACTTTATATGTAGTTATTGCGTTGATTCGGAAGGACAATTCTCTACTCGCTGCCCAGGCTTTCACATCGTTGTCATTGGTGGCTCTGCTAACGACGCCTGTTTTGACGCTTATCCAATCAATACCCGCCGTAATCCAGTGCATGGGATGTTTCGATAGGATGCAAGAATATTGCAGTGTCCCATACGCATCTGATGTTTCTGATTTACAG GTATCTATAGGATCACACCCACATGAAGATCTCGTGGAGTTTCACAACCAAAACTTTGGATGGAAAGATGTCAAAAATCCTGTTTTGCGTAACATCGATCTTAGTATCAAGCACGGGGCTTTTACTGCCATCGTCGGTCCCGTCGGCAGCGGAAAGTCAACTCTTCTGGAGAGTATTCTTGGAGAGTCTTTGGCTACCGAAGGTTCCACAAAGAGGAATTTTGCCACGATTGGCTACTGTTCGCAGACACCATGGCTTCAGAGCCATACGGTTCGTGAGAATATTATTGGCAACATGGATTTTGACAAAGATTGGTACAAAACAGTGATCTGGGCATGCGGAATTGAAGACGATCTATCACGACTTGCCCAGGGTGATAAAACACCTGTTGGCAGCAACGGTTTAAAATTGAGTGGTGGGCAGAAGCAAAGAATT AGCTTGGCGCGGGCTTTATACTCACGATGCAGAGTTGTTATTCTTGACGACGTGTTCAGTGGGGTTGATGCTACAGCCACGGAGAAGATCGCTTCACGTTTATTTGAAGCAAATGGACTCTTTCGGAATATGAGAACCACCGTTGTTTTTACAACACACTCAA GCCTTCTCCTTCCATACGCAGATCAAATTGTCGTCTTGGCCGACGGTCGGGTTTCTGAGAAAGGTGCTCTAAAGGATCTAATAACTAGCAGTTCTTACATTCAAGCCATGAACGTTAAAACGTCCTCTGCATGCAACGAAGAGATCGTGGCGTCTGACGAGAAAGCTTCAACCCGTGGCTTCTCTCATATTATTGGcgtcgatgaagaagaagagagtgtTCCGGACTCAGCTGAATCAACATTGAATGAGCTATCAGAGGACGATACCGCCCGTCAGAAGGGTGATTTCTCTGACTACATATACTACCTGAGAGCTACAGGCTTTCCTGTGGTTGTTGGTTTCCTAGGAACGGTTGCTTTCTGGGCTTTCTGTCGACAATTCCCAA CTGTATGGGTAGACTGGTGGACAGCAGCAAATGAACGAAACCCTGAGGCTGGAGTCGGCATGTACCTGGGTATATACGCATTTCTCGGCGTCATTGGTGTGGTCTTCATGACTTGCGCTTGCTG GCTTATGTTTATCAACATGGTATCGAAATCTTCATTACGACTACACGAGGATGTTTTGCATGCGACATTAAA AGCACCTTTTCAGTTTTTCCAACTTGTCGACATTGGTAATATTACTAACAG CTGCTTCCACTTTACTGGTCTTTCCAAATCTCTGACTTTGGATGTTGGATACTTTAGGTTTAGTCGAGACATGGACCTGATCGATATGGATCTCCCCATGCAGGCACTAAATTTCGTTGCCG CAactggtacatgtacagccCAGATCGTTATACTGGCTGTATATGCCAAATATTTGGCAATCACCATCCCTTTTGTCGCCTGTCTTGTCTACATAACGCAAAAGTTTTATCTTAGGACTTCGCGACAGTTGCGACTTTTGGATATCGAAGCAAAGGCGCCTCTATATACTCATTTCTTAGAACTCGTGAGCGGAGCGGTGACAGTTCGAGCCTTCGGCTGGCAGGCCGCTTTCGATGATGCATGTGTATCGCTGCTCAACTTCTCTCAGCGACCTGTCTATCTGCTTAATTGCATCCAACAATGCCTTCAGTTCTTCTTAGACATGATGGTGGCAGTAGTGACTATTTCCCTAATGGCCATGGTTGTTTTTATGCGCGATTCATTCGATCCGGGATCTGTCGGAGTTGCGTTAGTCATGGTCATGACTTTTAACAGCAACTTGATGCTTCTTATCCGGTTTTGGACTCTTATGGAGACTTCAATAGGTGCCATTTCACGAATTAAGAGCTATGTGGCCACAACAAAGCCAGAGGAGATCGCTGAAGACATGCAACCACTGCCTGCTGAATGGCCTTCCACCGGATCGATCAAACTTTCCCATCTCGAAGCGGGTCACTC GATGACTTCGGCTCCCGTCTTAAAAAGTCTTACAATGTCCATCAACCCTGGAGAGAAAATTGCTATATGTGGTCCATCAGGTAGTGGGAAAACAACATTagctctttctcttctccgaATGGTCGAAACTCAGCAAGGGAGcattgagattgatggagtCGATCTGTCAATGCATAGCCGCGCCGAAATTCGGCAGAGATTGAATGTTGTCACGCAGGAATCGTTCATCATGCCTCGAGACGTCCGTTTCAACATTGACCCGCTCCAAAACGCATCAGATGAGTCCATGGTTGCAGCATTGCAGAGATTGGGGCTCTGGGACTCGATGAAAAACGAAGGCGGCCTCGATATGCCATTGAAGACTACTTCATGGTCTGCTGGCCAAAGGCAGCTTCTATGCTTGGCGCGTGCCATGGTACGGAGGGGGAAAGTACTTATACTTGATGAAGCTACTAGCAG TGTTGATAACGCTACTGAAGAAACGATACAAGATATCATAGAGTCGGAGTTTGCAACTCATACAGTGTTATCAGTTTTGCATCGGCTACGATACATTCAGCGCTATGATCGAGTGGCCGTGCTCGATGCGGGTGTCTTGGTTGAATTCGATACGCCAACAGCCTTATTATCTCGAAATTCGAGGTTCGCAGAACTGTATCATTCTGGAAATCATACATAG
- a CDS encoding TAP-like protein domain-containing protein, with the protein MHLASQSVLIALSLALADAATFDWDTKPSRNLEYHDCYDGYQCARLEVPLDWTNNTDTRTAVIAIAKLPAVVSDDDPSFGGSIFVNPGGPGASGVSFVLSDGHDLQQYVDKPGRRHYEIFSWDPRGIGRTTPSSNCFRSDIVSRSAWQLEARGNGGLDKGIDSIKYGLAMSKALSQRCKDSEKQWGDAMAFVNTPSVARDMVEMVDKVDELRKREGYIGFSYGTALGNYFASLYPGRVGRMVLDGVVHADDYANGPGWLTNLHDTDEILEEFWRGCHQAGPSICTLASDSDASPSEIKTRFWSWVADLDDIPIPALSSSGTIVVITGDDIRKLVGSSLYNPIRTFKLLATTLREAMKGNTTELVSNLMKFGHVPNLDTVCSDNNSTKPAAILPESQSAVICGDGDDITDKDAGWWSNCSSWPFRPNLSFKGPFTTPKAHPNLVAGHPAAPLLFLSPRLDPVTPLNSARAMAANHPGAAVVVQGSMGHCVIGTAPSDCTKSIVADYFESGTVPSEEVTCKTQCGPWDDNCSGYSPAAASTGESASWQLQGNPLLFRQ; encoded by the exons atgcatcttgcatctcaaTCAGTATTGATCGCCTTGTCCCTCGCTTTGGCCGATGCAGCAACTTTCGACTGGGATACCAAGCCGAGTCGTAATTTGGAATATCACGACTGTTATGATGGATATCAATGCGCACGCCTAGAAGTGCCTCTTGACTGGACCAATAACACCGACACTCGCACTGCCgtcattgccattgccaaacTGCCTGCTGTAGTCTCTGACGATGACCCCAGTTTTGGAGGAAGCATCTTTGTGAATCCGGGCGGTCCAGGGGCATCAGGTGTTTCTTTCGTTCTCTCGGATGGGCATGATTTGCAGCAATACGTCGATAAGCCTGGTCGCCGCCACTATGAGATTTTCTCATGGGATCCCCGTGGTATCGGCCGCACGACGCCAAGCTCCAACTGCTTCCGCTCCGACATCGTGTCTCGAAGTGCGTGGCAGCTGGAGGCTCGTGGAAATGGCGGGCTCGATAAGGGCATCGACTCAATCAAATATGGCCTCGCAATGTCAAAAGCTTTGTCTCAGCGATGCAAGGATTCAGAGAAACAGTGGGGAGATGCAATGGCGTTTGTGAATACCCCTAGCGTGGCTCGAGATATGGTCGAGATGGTGGATAAAGTCGATGAGTTGAGAAAACGCGAGGGC TACATTGGATTTTCCTACGGCACGGCCCTCGGTAACTACTTTGCAAGTTTATATCCCGGCCGTGTTGGCAGGATGGTGCTCGATGGAGTGGTTCATGCAGATGATTATGCAAATGGTCCT GGCTGGCTTACGAATCTTCACGACACGGATGAAATCTTGGAGGAATTCTGGCGAGGCTGCCACCAAGCAGGTCCATCTATTTGCACCCTCGCCTCTGACTCAGACGCCTCGCCTTCTGAGATTAAAACCAGATTCTGGTCTTGGGTGGCTGACCTGGACGACATCCCAATACCCGCACTGTCTTCTTCAGGCACTATAGTTGTCATTACCGGCGACGATATCCGTAAACTTGTTGGCTCTTCCCTCTACAATCCCATTCGGACCTTTAAGCTCCTGGCAACAACGCTTCGCGAGGCCATGAAGGGCAATACGACCGAACTCGTCAGTAACTTGATGAAGTTTGGCCATGTGCCGAATCTGGACACCGTCTGCTCCGATAATAACAGCACCAAGCCCGCTGCTATTCTCCCCGAGTCTCAATCTGCTGTTATTTGCGGTGACGGTGACGATATTACTGACAAAGATGCTGGCTGGTGGTCCAA ctgctccagTTGGCCGTTTCGCCCCAACCTATCCTTCAAGGGCCCCTTCACAACCCCCAAAGCGCACCCCAATTTAGTTGCAGGGCATCCGGCTGCTCCTCTACTGTTTCTGAGTCCTCGTCTTGATCCAGTCACACCGCTGAACTCGGCCCGCGCAATGGCTGCTAACCACCCTGGCGCGGCAGTTGTTGTTCAAGGATCCATGGGTCATTGTGTCATTGGCACCGCTCCAAGTGATTGCACTAAAAGTATTGTGGCCGACTATTTTGAGTCTGGAACTGTTCCATCGGAGGAAGTGACATGCAAGACACAATGTGGGCCATGGGACGACAACTGCAGTGGCTATTCTCCCGCAGCCGCAAGCACCGGCGAGTCTGCAAGTTGGCAACTCCAGGGCAATCCGCTCCTCTTTAGACAGTGA
- a CDS encoding nmrA-like family domain-containing protein: protein MSQILKNVMLVGAGGNLGTHVLQSLLEAKFNVSVMSRASSKATFPENVRVYKTDYSESSLISALEGHDAVVSTISGSGLKEQQKIIDAAILAGVKRFIPSEYGIDVCHPKAMEIVPFFNQKQQINAYLRSKESQGITWTSVATGPFLDWGLGAGLFGFDLKNRSATFVDEGTQPFSTTILPTVGKAIASVLTHASDTENKRIFVHSFRTTQKRILEIVEKQTGTPWKVRHVPADEMISAGRQKMASGQGGIFELLQAAMFKGGCGSDFETEFEVHNQLLGLHPDNLEESIASILSL from the exons ATGTCACAGATCTTGAAGAATGTTATGCTCGTAGGG GCTGGGGGGAATCTCGGAACACACGTGCTGCAGTCCCTTCTTGAGGCAAAATTTAATGTCTCTGTAATGAGCCGAGCATCAAGCAAAGCTACCTTCCCCGAgaatgtacgagtatacaaGACGGACTATTCAGAGTCATCACTTATAAGTGCACTCGAGGGACATGATGCGGTGGTGAGCACCATCAGTGGCAGCGGGCTGaaagagcagcaaaaaaTAATTGATGCCGCCATTCTTGCTGGAGTAAAAAGGTTCATTCCATCGGAATATGGCATTGACGTCTGCCATCCGAAAGCTATGGAAATTgttcccttcttcaaccaaaagcagcaaatcaATGCCTATTTGAGGAGCAAGGAATCTCAAGGCATTACGTGGACCAGCGTGGCCACAGGGCCTTTCCTGGATTGG GGCCTTGGCGCTGGGCTGTTTGGATTTGACTTGAAGAATCGGTCCGCCACTTTTGTTGACGAAGGCACTCAGCCATTTAGCACCACAATTCTTCCTACGGTCGGCAAAGCTATAGCGTCTGTTCTTACACACGCCTCTGACACCGAGAACAAAAGGATCTTCGTCCACTCATTCAGGACTACCCAAAAGCGGATATTGGAGATAGTAGAGAAGCAAACAGGTACACCATGGAAGGTACGACACGTACCGGCTGATGAAATGATATCTGCAGGCAGACAGAAGATGGCAAGTGGCCAAGGCGGTATATTTGAGCTTCTCCAGGCAGCAATGTTTAAGGGAGGCTGTGGATCCGATTTTGAGACTGAGTTTGAAGTGCATAATCAACTTTTGGGATTACATCCAGATAATCTTGAAGAGTCCATAGCCTCTATACTCAGCCTCTGA